From a single Myxococcus fulvus genomic region:
- a CDS encoding DUF1552 domain-containing protein: protein MKLSRRMVLKGLGGTMLSLPFLEGLMPRTALAADSGVRPYAIFFRQANGVASAQTTSELGAEPERFWPRTLGALTTDSMAGRAVGVLEAHRANLLLVRNVNMRDYNYGDGHARGAMQGLTARGPVVEGAGGGSESGGESIDHRIGRELNPQQRDSLVFYAGRRGGWLGGPCLSYRSSNVRRAALHDPWNAYQTMIGGPGGLTPEAREQLLVRQRSVNDLVKAQLQSLKQRPELSASDHERVDLHLSNVRDLEVALSCRMRADQELILQQQAPGYDSTDGTEVLATARLHMDIAVMAMACGTNRAAVIQVGNGNDGDTRYRHPDTGQLMENFHYVSHRRTSHDASGGIITGSDVLHHHVDVQFANTFKHLLDRLAAYQMPDGKRLIEHGVSVWYNDLGNGPAHSARNVPFVLAGSCNGFLKQGVYVEASGGGNPNHNRVLNTIGTAVGLRNAAGGNLDDFGDPALTKGLIPELIA from the coding sequence ATGAAGCTGAGTCGCCGGATGGTGTTGAAGGGCCTGGGCGGGACGATGCTGAGCCTGCCGTTCCTCGAGGGGCTGATGCCGAGGACCGCCCTGGCGGCGGACTCGGGGGTGCGGCCGTACGCCATCTTCTTCCGACAGGCCAACGGCGTCGCCTCGGCCCAGACGACGTCGGAGCTGGGCGCGGAGCCGGAGCGCTTCTGGCCGCGCACCCTGGGCGCGCTCACCACGGACAGCATGGCCGGGCGGGCCGTGGGCGTGCTCGAGGCCCACCGCGCGAACCTGCTGCTGGTGCGCAACGTCAACATGCGGGACTACAACTACGGGGACGGCCACGCCCGCGGCGCCATGCAGGGGCTGACGGCGCGGGGCCCCGTGGTGGAGGGCGCGGGCGGCGGCTCCGAGTCCGGCGGCGAGTCCATCGACCACCGCATCGGCCGCGAGCTCAATCCGCAGCAGCGTGACTCGCTCGTGTTCTACGCGGGTCGGCGTGGCGGCTGGCTCGGGGGGCCCTGCCTCTCCTACCGGAGCAGCAACGTGCGCCGGGCCGCGCTGCATGACCCGTGGAATGCGTACCAGACGATGATTGGCGGCCCGGGAGGCCTGACGCCCGAGGCTCGCGAGCAGCTCCTCGTCCGGCAGCGCAGCGTGAACGACCTGGTGAAGGCGCAGCTCCAGTCGCTCAAGCAGCGGCCCGAGCTGAGCGCGTCGGACCATGAGCGCGTGGACCTGCACCTGTCGAACGTGCGGGATTTGGAGGTCGCCCTGAGCTGCCGCATGCGCGCGGACCAGGAGCTCATCCTCCAGCAGCAGGCGCCGGGCTACGACAGCACGGACGGCACCGAGGTGCTCGCCACCGCCCGGCTGCACATGGACATCGCGGTGATGGCGATGGCATGCGGCACCAACCGCGCGGCCGTCATCCAGGTGGGCAACGGCAACGACGGCGACACGCGCTACCGCCACCCGGACACGGGGCAGTTGATGGAGAACTTCCATTACGTGTCCCACCGGCGCACGTCGCACGACGCCAGCGGCGGCATCATCACCGGCTCGGACGTGCTGCATCACCACGTGGACGTGCAGTTCGCGAACACCTTCAAGCACCTGTTGGACCGGCTGGCGGCCTACCAGATGCCGGACGGCAAGCGGCTCATCGAGCACGGCGTGTCGGTCTGGTACAACGATTTGGGCAACGGGCCGGCTCACTCGGCGCGCAACGTGCCCTTCGTCCTGGCGGGCAGCTGCAATGGCTTCCTCAAGCAGGGCGTCTACGTCGAGGCGTCGGGCGGCGGCAATCCCAACCACAACCGGGTGCTGAACACGATTGGCACCGCCGTGGGCCTGAGGAACGCGGCCGGCGGGAACCTGGACGACTTCGGCGACCCGGCGCTGACCAAGGGCCTGATCCCCGAGCTCATCGCCTGA
- a CDS encoding serine/threonine-protein kinase PknK gives MGSTKAAGRGPFAPWEGLGALGPYQLVEKLGQGGMGVVYRAVHRDSGEAVAVKTVRVAAESLLAGLRREIHALGRLHHPGVVRILGQGVQDGWPWYAMELLQGQTLRGHLDALRARREAGDAPALGPLLTVLRRLCVPLALLHGHGIVHRDLKPENVFLRQDGAPVLMDFGFAAQVGASRGREVLEAGGAIVGSEAYMAPEQVRGEFVDARTDLYALGCVLYEVATGQPPFTDSRAGTLAFQHVQRAPVPPSQRVAGLPEGLDALVLRLLEKRPEDRLGYAEDVARALASLGAEDSPHAAASRASTYLYRPGFSGRGEALGVLRRAIDRARDGQGGCVYLGGERGVGKTRLALEVTAEAAWRGLGVVTGECVPLEAGGGETRGAPLHPFRPLLLAVADRCRELGAEETARLLGRHGKVLAALEHGLADLPGLEALPEPPPLAVPAARTRLLDALRDTLLAFARVQPLLLVLDDLQWADELSLAFLQSLRPERLAGHGLLVVGTWRLEEVSDALRELAGAPGAVSLSLQRLEATGVGEMVRGMLALREPPAALVDFLLRHSSGNPFFIAEYLRAAMDEGLLFRDGSGVWRLQSRGEAAGGLDEALPAPRSLAELLERRLGLLDVESRSLAQRAAVLGREFELDLLRDLAGLDDTRAMDTVEALRLRQVLEDAEGGRLRFVHDTLRAAAYARLPEDGARALHHRAAEVIEARYAGAPDVERHAAGLGHHWARAKVHDRAGLWLSRAAKRARAAYATNEAIGHYRSALDELRQLPPEASAPARRELEALAYEGLGELWGLTGRNEEARGAFAQALERVPQALRLTRARLHLGVGKAWEVQHQQDEALRALEAAEASLGPVPTEGGEPDWWQVWVQVQIERVSVHYWRARADEGAALLQRVQPVIVARGTAHQRAFFYRALFQTEVRRERYRLSATTLDHIRASLAGMEEAGDEAETCLVRSGLAIGLLLTGALDESEPHLEALIRSAERRGDALLMARSLGYLALLHRQRSRIVETRRVSERALAAAEAGKLQDYVGLARANLAWVTWMEGDATGAERLFRAALEPWRPPAYVFPFQWVARLPLMRLALDAGRLEEAREHARDLLDASQQRLSDALTMALEEVLAFQVQCSRESLARALEQARREGLA, from the coding sequence GTGGGTTCGACGAAGGCCGCGGGGCGTGGCCCCTTCGCGCCGTGGGAGGGGCTGGGGGCGCTCGGGCCCTACCAGCTGGTGGAGAAGCTGGGCCAGGGTGGGATGGGCGTGGTGTACCGCGCGGTGCATCGCGACAGCGGCGAGGCCGTCGCGGTGAAGACGGTGCGCGTCGCGGCCGAGTCCCTGCTGGCCGGGCTCCGCCGGGAGATTCACGCGCTCGGTCGGCTCCATCACCCGGGCGTGGTGCGCATCCTCGGACAAGGTGTGCAGGACGGATGGCCCTGGTACGCCATGGAGCTGCTGCAAGGGCAGACGCTGCGGGGCCACCTGGACGCGCTCCGAGCGCGGCGCGAGGCGGGTGACGCGCCTGCCTTGGGGCCGCTGCTCACGGTGCTGCGCCGGCTGTGCGTGCCGCTGGCCCTGCTGCATGGGCATGGCATCGTCCACCGCGACCTCAAGCCGGAGAACGTCTTCCTTCGTCAGGACGGCGCGCCGGTGCTGATGGACTTCGGGTTCGCGGCCCAGGTGGGCGCCTCCCGGGGGCGCGAGGTGCTGGAGGCCGGCGGCGCCATCGTCGGCAGCGAGGCCTACATGGCGCCCGAGCAGGTGCGCGGCGAGTTCGTGGACGCACGCACGGACCTCTACGCGCTCGGGTGTGTCCTCTACGAGGTGGCCACGGGGCAGCCCCCGTTCACGGACTCGAGGGCCGGGACGCTGGCGTTCCAGCACGTCCAGCGCGCGCCCGTGCCGCCGTCCCAGCGCGTCGCGGGACTGCCCGAGGGGCTGGACGCGCTGGTGCTCCGGCTGCTGGAGAAGCGCCCCGAGGACCGCCTGGGCTACGCCGAGGACGTGGCCCGGGCCCTGGCTTCGCTGGGCGCGGAGGACTCCCCGCATGCCGCCGCGTCGCGTGCCTCCACGTATCTCTACCGCCCCGGCTTCTCGGGCCGCGGCGAGGCCCTGGGCGTCCTGCGCCGGGCCATCGACCGGGCCCGGGACGGGCAGGGCGGCTGCGTCTACCTGGGGGGCGAGCGCGGGGTGGGCAAGACGCGGCTGGCCTTGGAGGTGACCGCGGAGGCGGCCTGGAGGGGGCTCGGCGTGGTGACGGGGGAGTGTGTCCCGCTGGAGGCGGGAGGGGGCGAGACGCGCGGCGCGCCGCTGCACCCGTTCCGCCCGCTGTTGCTTGCCGTGGCGGACCGCTGCCGCGAGCTGGGCGCGGAGGAGACGGCGCGGCTGCTGGGGCGCCACGGCAAGGTGCTGGCCGCGCTCGAGCATGGCCTCGCGGACCTCCCGGGCCTGGAGGCGCTCCCGGAGCCTCCGCCGCTGGCCGTTCCCGCAGCGCGCACCCGCTTGCTGGACGCGCTCCGCGACACGCTGCTGGCCTTCGCCCGCGTCCAGCCGCTGCTGCTCGTCCTGGATGACCTGCAGTGGGCGGACGAGCTGTCCCTGGCCTTCCTCCAGTCGCTGCGGCCCGAGCGCCTCGCGGGCCACGGCCTGCTCGTGGTGGGCACCTGGCGCCTGGAGGAGGTGAGCGACGCGCTGCGGGAGCTGGCCGGCGCCCCGGGCGCGGTGAGCCTCTCCCTCCAGCGGCTGGAGGCGACGGGCGTGGGCGAGATGGTGCGCGGCATGCTGGCGCTGCGCGAGCCGCCGGCGGCGCTGGTGGACTTCCTCCTGCGCCACTCCAGCGGCAACCCGTTCTTCATCGCGGAGTACCTGCGCGCGGCGATGGACGAAGGGCTGCTCTTCCGGGATGGGAGCGGGGTCTGGCGACTCCAGTCGCGCGGCGAGGCGGCGGGCGGGCTGGACGAGGCGCTCCCTGCTCCCCGCTCGCTGGCGGAGCTGCTGGAGCGGCGCCTGGGCCTGCTCGACGTGGAGTCGCGGTCGCTGGCGCAGCGCGCGGCGGTGCTCGGGCGGGAGTTCGAGCTGGACCTGCTGCGGGACCTGGCCGGGCTGGACGACACGCGGGCCATGGACACGGTGGAGGCGCTGCGCCTGCGGCAGGTGCTCGAGGACGCGGAAGGGGGCCGGCTGCGCTTCGTCCACGACACGCTGCGCGCGGCCGCCTACGCGCGGCTCCCGGAGGACGGTGCTCGCGCGCTGCACCACCGCGCCGCGGAGGTCATCGAGGCGCGCTACGCGGGGGCGCCCGACGTCGAGCGCCACGCGGCGGGCCTGGGACACCACTGGGCCCGGGCGAAGGTGCATGACCGCGCGGGCCTCTGGCTGTCGCGCGCGGCGAAGCGGGCCCGGGCGGCGTACGCGACGAACGAGGCCATTGGCCACTACCGCTCCGCGCTCGACGAACTGCGCCAGCTTCCACCGGAGGCGTCGGCCCCGGCGCGGCGAGAGCTGGAGGCGCTCGCGTACGAGGGCCTGGGCGAGCTGTGGGGCCTCACCGGCCGGAACGAGGAGGCCCGGGGCGCCTTCGCGCAGGCGTTGGAGCGGGTGCCGCAGGCGCTGCGCCTGACGCGCGCCCGCCTGCACCTGGGCGTGGGCAAGGCCTGGGAGGTCCAGCACCAGCAGGACGAGGCGCTGCGCGCGCTGGAGGCCGCGGAGGCCTCGCTGGGCCCCGTCCCCACCGAAGGGGGCGAGCCGGACTGGTGGCAGGTCTGGGTCCAGGTGCAGATAGAGCGGGTCTCCGTCCACTACTGGCGCGCGCGGGCGGACGAGGGCGCCGCGCTGCTCCAGCGGGTGCAGCCCGTCATCGTGGCGCGCGGCACGGCGCACCAGCGCGCCTTCTTCTACCGCGCGTTGTTCCAGACGGAGGTCCGCCGTGAGCGCTATCGCCTCAGCGCCACGACGCTGGACCACATCCGCGCTTCGCTGGCGGGCATGGAGGAGGCCGGGGACGAGGCGGAGACCTGCCTCGTCCGCTCAGGGCTCGCCATCGGGTTGTTGCTCACCGGCGCGCTGGACGAGTCGGAGCCGCACCTGGAGGCGCTCATCCGGAGCGCGGAGCGCCGGGGGGATGCTTTGCTGATGGCGCGGAGCCTGGGCTACCTGGCGCTGCTCCACCGTCAGCGCTCGCGGATTGTCGAGACGCGGCGAGTCTCCGAGCGGGCCCTCGCGGCGGCGGAGGCAGGCAAGCTCCAGGACTATGTCGGCCTGGCGCGCGCCAACCTCGCCTGGGTGACGTGGATGGAAGGGGATGCCACAGGGGCCGAGCGCCTGTTCCGCGCCGCCCTGGAGCCCTGGAGGCCACCCGCGTATGTCTTTCCCTTCCAGTGGGTCGCGCGGCTGCCCCTCATGCGGTTGGCGCTCGACGCGGGGCGGCTGGAGGAGGCCCGGGAGCACGCGCGCGACCTGCTCGACGCCAGTCAGCAGCGCCTGTCGGACGCGCTGACCATGGCGCTGGAGGAGGTGCTGGCATTCCAGGTGCAGTGCTCGCGTGAGTCCTTGGCGCGGGCGCTCGAACAGGCCCGGCGAGAGGGCCTCGCATGA
- a CDS encoding DUF1592 domain-containing protein — protein sequence MARLTHVQWTNSVQELLRLDAPPTTLAGTFRADPAQSGFLFDNDARSLSVDEALWGAYQRAAADLAGQVTTDAAKLARLVPASTASGEARARAFVESFGLRAHRRPLTSEEVESYLGLYRKGPQAYADMAAFEGGIRLVIEAFLQSPHFLYRVERSTQAVQDRVPLDDYEVASRLSYGLWSAMPDDALFAAASEGTLHSREGVATQARRMLQDARSNKVVEAFHRTLFDVPRYAAIRPSLTRYPQVSERLGEYAARETSLFVQDVVFSRKGGYSDLLTSPATFVNDELARVYGLSGAFTADFVPVTLDSRERKGVLTQVGFLASHATSVDPDPIHRGVFISERIICRKIGAPPANIPPLPAPQGRTNREVVASHTEAPGSACASCHTHLINPLGFPFENFDAIGAFRTTDNGHPVDASSTPNINGETVPVRDALDLADELAANESVHACYAKHWVEYLHGRPSAHEDAPLVERLGKLSKAGNLSIVDLVVEVVTSEGFVNRHPEELP from the coding sequence ATGGCGCGCCTGACGCACGTGCAGTGGACGAACAGCGTGCAGGAGCTGCTCCGGCTGGACGCGCCGCCCACGACGCTCGCGGGCACCTTCCGCGCGGACCCCGCCCAGAGCGGCTTCCTCTTCGACAACGACGCGCGCTCGCTCTCCGTCGACGAGGCCCTCTGGGGCGCCTACCAGCGCGCCGCCGCGGACCTCGCGGGCCAGGTGACGACGGACGCGGCGAAGCTCGCGCGCCTGGTGCCCGCATCGACCGCCTCCGGCGAAGCGCGCGCCCGCGCCTTCGTGGAGTCCTTCGGCCTGCGCGCGCACCGGCGCCCGCTGACGTCCGAGGAGGTGGAGAGCTACCTCGGGCTGTACCGCAAGGGGCCCCAGGCCTACGCGGACATGGCGGCCTTCGAGGGTGGCATCCGGCTGGTCATCGAGGCCTTCCTCCAGTCGCCCCACTTCCTCTACCGCGTGGAGCGCAGCACCCAGGCCGTGCAGGACCGCGTGCCGCTCGACGACTACGAGGTGGCCTCGCGGCTGAGCTACGGCCTGTGGAGCGCCATGCCGGACGACGCCCTGTTCGCCGCCGCGAGCGAGGGCACCCTGCACTCGCGCGAGGGCGTCGCCACCCAGGCCAGGCGCATGCTCCAGGACGCGCGCTCGAACAAGGTGGTGGAGGCCTTCCACCGCACCCTCTTCGACGTGCCCCGCTATGCCGCCATCCGGCCCTCCCTCACGCGCTATCCCCAGGTCTCCGAGCGCCTGGGAGAGTACGCGGCCCGGGAGACGAGCCTCTTCGTCCAGGACGTCGTCTTCTCCCGCAAGGGCGGCTACAGCGACCTGCTCACCTCGCCGGCCACCTTCGTCAACGACGAGCTGGCGCGCGTCTATGGGCTGAGTGGCGCGTTCACCGCGGACTTCGTCCCCGTGACGCTCGACTCGCGCGAGCGCAAGGGCGTGCTCACCCAGGTGGGCTTCCTGGCCTCGCACGCGACGTCGGTGGACCCGGACCCCATTCACCGCGGCGTCTTCATCTCCGAGCGCATCATCTGCCGGAAGATTGGCGCGCCGCCGGCCAACATCCCGCCGCTCCCCGCCCCCCAGGGCCGCACCAATCGCGAGGTCGTCGCCTCGCACACCGAAGCGCCGGGGAGCGCGTGCGCCAGCTGCCACACGCACCTCATCAACCCGCTCGGCTTCCCGTTCGAGAACTTCGACGCCATCGGCGCCTTCCGCACCACGGACAACGGACATCCGGTGGACGCCAGCTCGACGCCCAACATCAACGGGGAGACGGTGCCGGTGCGCGACGCGCTCGACCTGGCGGACGAGCTCGCGGCCAATGAGTCCGTGCACGCGTGCTACGCGAAGCACTGGGTGGAGTACCTCCACGGGCGTCCGTCCGCCCACGAGGATGCGCCGCTGGTGGAGCGGCTCGGAAAGCTGTCGAAGGCGGGCAACCTGTCCATCGTCGACCTCGTCGTGGAGGTCGTCACCAGCGAGGGCTTCGTGAATCGCCACCCGGAGGAGCTGCCATGA
- a CDS encoding fascin domain-containing protein, whose product MMNITQKHLDDFKRLFRDDPRIQALTLEEVLENTRGKQVDWTSLQLQPPAAAALSVSALDDCQMRIGYVVFDAVCLAIGAVGLRATVKPQTIDAVAKAVKPVMSKLEVTIAEMASPQASKADMAWGVYTLMSTLYDAEALGAVLSAFFGGLSWWDMILYGITSTATIIAVLATNGLAFAAEVVLLLVTFVSLVSDSLAAVQACDLPARTPPPHPAPEAGTNPFPFEPVAALRTLSGKFLTVVNNGGLGGNVAIQTTSRAIGPWEKFHLVPINAEARTFALRTADGRYVTAVMGGGMGNPSDTNNPLTTTASVVGPWEKLSFVEQGDGTYAICTSDGYYLSALNGGGWGKQDKENKTPIHTTATKIREWETFTLERVVK is encoded by the coding sequence ATGATGAACATCACCCAGAAACATCTCGACGATTTCAAGCGCCTGTTCCGCGACGATCCTCGCATCCAAGCCCTCACGTTGGAGGAGGTGCTGGAGAACACGCGAGGCAAGCAGGTCGACTGGACTTCGCTCCAGCTCCAGCCGCCGGCCGCGGCGGCCTTGTCGGTCTCGGCGCTCGATGACTGCCAGATGCGTATCGGCTACGTCGTCTTCGACGCTGTCTGCCTGGCCATTGGCGCCGTCGGCCTGCGCGCGACGGTCAAGCCGCAGACCATCGATGCCGTGGCCAAGGCCGTCAAGCCGGTGATGTCCAAGCTGGAGGTGACCATCGCCGAGATGGCGTCGCCGCAGGCCTCCAAGGCGGACATGGCCTGGGGCGTCTACACCCTCATGAGCACCCTCTACGATGCGGAGGCCCTGGGCGCCGTCCTCTCCGCGTTCTTCGGGGGCCTGTCGTGGTGGGACATGATTCTCTACGGCATCACGTCCACCGCCACCATCATCGCGGTGCTGGCCACCAATGGCCTGGCGTTCGCGGCGGAGGTCGTGCTCCTGCTGGTCACCTTCGTCTCCCTGGTGTCCGACTCGCTGGCGGCGGTCCAGGCGTGCGACCTCCCGGCGCGGACGCCGCCGCCGCACCCCGCGCCGGAGGCTGGAACCAATCCCTTCCCCTTCGAGCCGGTCGCCGCCCTCAGGACCCTCAGCGGGAAGTTCCTGACGGTGGTGAACAACGGCGGGCTCGGGGGCAACGTCGCCATCCAGACGACGAGCCGCGCCATCGGCCCGTGGGAGAAGTTCCACCTGGTCCCCATCAACGCGGAGGCCCGGACGTTCGCGCTGCGGACCGCCGACGGAAGATACGTCACCGCGGTGATGGGCGGAGGCATGGGCAACCCGAGCGATACCAACAACCCGCTGACGACCACCGCCAGCGTGGTGGGGCCGTGGGAGAAGCTGAGCTTCGTCGAGCAGGGCGACGGCACCTACGCCATCTGCACCTCCGACGGGTACTACCTGTCCGCGCTCAACGGGGGCGGGTGGGGCAAGCAGGACAAGGAGAACAAGACGCCCATCCACACCACCGCCACCAAGATCCGGGAGTGGGAGACGTTCACGCTGGAGCGCGTGGTGAAGTAG
- a CDS encoding epoxide hydrolase family protein, with protein sequence MHEPKRRTTSPFTLSISDAELADLRARLKATRFPAPVEGVGWDDGTDTALLRRFVTHWAERFDWRAAEQRLNAIPQFIEEIDGERVHFVHAPGQGKTRVPIVLANGWPSNFVEFLPLIPLLTAEQNGVSFDVIIPSMQGFGFSGRPTQKGMNMTRMGHLWAELMTRLGYEKFLVACSDLGSGVCFSLVRNHPGRLLGVHYLNVFSGYPRPEAPTPEEVDYFRRVDLWAFTQGAYVMLHGTKPQTLAVGLNDSPAGLASWILEKFHGCSLLREGQLESVYSLDDLCTLLSVYWFTQTIGSSVRLYKEAFADQELLTPMPRHDVRQGVLVPADVDNPAPRAWGERHLQNLVHWTEARQVGHFPALEAPEHYAADIRAFHGTIR encoded by the coding sequence ATGCACGAACCCAAGCGACGTACGACCAGCCCCTTCACCCTTTCCATCTCCGATGCCGAACTCGCCGACCTCCGGGCGCGGCTGAAGGCCACTCGCTTCCCCGCGCCGGTCGAAGGCGTCGGCTGGGACGATGGCACCGATACCGCGCTGCTCAGACGGTTCGTCACCCATTGGGCGGAGCGGTTCGACTGGCGCGCCGCCGAGCAGCGCCTCAACGCGATTCCGCAATTCATCGAAGAGATTGACGGCGAGCGGGTCCACTTCGTCCATGCGCCGGGTCAGGGCAAGACGCGCGTTCCCATCGTCCTGGCCAATGGCTGGCCGTCGAACTTCGTCGAGTTCCTGCCGCTCATCCCGCTGCTCACCGCCGAGCAGAACGGGGTGTCGTTCGACGTCATCATTCCCTCGATGCAGGGCTTCGGCTTCTCGGGACGGCCGACGCAGAAGGGAATGAACATGACTCGCATGGGTCATCTCTGGGCCGAGCTGATGACCCGGCTGGGCTACGAGAAGTTCCTCGTGGCGTGCTCGGACCTGGGCTCCGGGGTCTGCTTCAGCCTGGTCCGCAACCATCCCGGCCGACTCCTGGGGGTGCACTACCTCAACGTCTTCTCGGGGTACCCGCGGCCGGAGGCGCCGACGCCCGAGGAGGTGGACTACTTCCGGCGCGTCGACCTATGGGCCTTCACGCAGGGCGCCTACGTCATGCTCCACGGCACCAAGCCGCAGACGCTCGCCGTCGGCCTCAATGATTCGCCCGCGGGGCTGGCGTCGTGGATCCTCGAGAAGTTCCACGGCTGCAGCCTGCTGCGGGAGGGCCAGCTCGAGTCCGTCTATTCGCTCGACGACCTGTGCACCCTGCTCTCGGTCTACTGGTTCACCCAGACGATTGGCTCATCGGTCCGGCTGTACAAGGAGGCTTTCGCCGACCAGGAGCTGCTGACGCCGATGCCCCGCCACGACGTGCGGCAGGGCGTGCTGGTGCCCGCCGACGTCGACAATCCCGCGCCGCGCGCGTGGGGTGAACGGCACCTGCAGAACCTCGTCCACTGGACCGAGGCGCGGCAGGTCGGGCACTTCCCGGCGCTCGAGGCTCCAGAGCACTACGCGGCCGACATCCGCGCGTTCCATGGCACCATCCGGTGA
- a CDS encoding sigma-54-dependent transcriptional regulator encodes MRPCYRPPPMQDGIQRLLLSLLKCGDFEEAANAALQAMLRSAEEALDASPHARRGRILRGTVHLRPGEGYLRLAARDARPGAGRPAEGDEDVELALLTSTTAWRSVVTHRCAVALDANAGTVRPLAVSAAPEATRDAGPAAAMFHSPDSRQRMLGRSASHVLVLPLRAPGGGIDGLISLEADCPAAMGTDFIWGELAPSLQWLADVAAPYLMNLPVRPVRTAAPDAFLPVVGAAMSHLLPVMRVFARQDETLLISGPTGAGKSRLARWCHEHSRQQQGPFETLDLMTVPEDLQAAELFGWKKGAFTGAVRDTVGAVARAEGGTLFIDEIDKLSLKTQAAMLHVLEERTYRVLGEDTRERRANVRFVIGTNADLKGAVREGRFREDLYYRLNVLPIRLPALDDRQDEVAPWARYMADRRHRQRVPHGGVGLTPEAERRLASASWPGNLRQLDNIIRRAYALALSRQGEDAREVRIEEEHVVQALAYDGAPGARAPVMERLHAAAEALVDAVERCEGPVDLDLTDAFRGFVLGVASQRFGREEAFKRFGREKLVTTRNHHRALRREVERIEALGRALGLEQPSPFQELLAEGETPSKASPAT; translated from the coding sequence ATGAGGCCCTGCTACCGTCCACCGCCGATGCAGGACGGAATCCAGCGGCTGCTGCTCTCACTGTTGAAGTGCGGTGACTTCGAAGAGGCCGCGAACGCGGCGCTCCAGGCGATGCTGCGGTCCGCGGAGGAGGCGCTCGACGCCAGCCCCCACGCGCGGCGTGGCCGCATCCTGCGTGGCACGGTGCACCTGCGGCCCGGCGAGGGGTACCTGCGCCTGGCGGCGAGGGACGCACGCCCAGGAGCAGGACGCCCCGCGGAGGGCGACGAGGACGTGGAGCTCGCGCTCCTCACCTCGACCACGGCGTGGCGCTCGGTGGTGACGCACCGCTGCGCGGTGGCGCTCGACGCCAACGCGGGCACCGTGCGGCCCCTGGCCGTGAGCGCCGCCCCCGAGGCCACGCGCGACGCGGGCCCCGCCGCAGCGATGTTCCACAGCCCGGACAGTCGCCAGCGCATGCTCGGTCGCAGCGCCTCGCACGTCCTCGTCCTCCCGCTGAGGGCCCCCGGTGGCGGCATCGACGGGCTCATCTCCCTGGAAGCGGACTGCCCGGCGGCCATGGGCACGGACTTCATCTGGGGGGAGCTGGCCCCGTCGCTCCAATGGCTGGCGGACGTGGCGGCGCCCTATCTGATGAACCTGCCGGTGCGCCCGGTGCGGACCGCGGCGCCGGACGCGTTCCTGCCGGTGGTGGGCGCGGCGATGAGCCACCTGCTCCCGGTGATGCGGGTCTTCGCGCGGCAGGACGAGACGCTCCTCATCAGCGGGCCCACCGGCGCGGGCAAGTCACGGCTCGCGCGGTGGTGCCACGAACACTCGCGGCAGCAGCAGGGCCCTTTCGAGACGCTGGACCTGATGACGGTGCCCGAGGACCTCCAGGCCGCGGAGCTGTTCGGCTGGAAGAAGGGCGCGTTCACGGGCGCGGTGCGCGACACGGTGGGCGCGGTGGCGCGCGCCGAGGGCGGGACGCTGTTCATCGACGAGATCGACAAGCTGTCGCTGAAGACGCAGGCGGCGATGCTGCATGTCCTGGAGGAGCGGACCTACCGGGTGCTGGGCGAGGACACGCGGGAGCGGCGCGCGAACGTGCGCTTCGTCATCGGCACGAACGCGGACCTGAAGGGCGCCGTGCGCGAGGGCCGCTTCCGGGAGGACCTGTACTACCGGCTCAACGTGCTGCCCATCCGGCTGCCGGCGCTCGACGACCGCCAGGACGAGGTGGCGCCCTGGGCACGCTACATGGCCGACCGGAGGCACCGGCAGCGGGTGCCCCACGGCGGCGTCGGGCTGACGCCCGAGGCGGAGCGACGGCTGGCCTCCGCCTCGTGGCCCGGCAACCTGCGGCAGCTCGACAACATCATCCGCCGGGCCTATGCGCTCGCCCTCTCCAGGCAGGGCGAGGACGCGCGCGAGGTGCGCATCGAGGAGGAGCACGTGGTCCAGGCGCTGGCCTACGACGGAGCCCCCGGCGCGCGGGCGCCCGTGATGGAGCGCCTGCACGCGGCGGCCGAGGCGCTGGTGGACGCCGTGGAGCGGTGCGAGGGCCCGGTGGACCTGGACCTGACCGACGCCTTCCGCGGCTTCGTGCTGGGCGTGGCCAGCCAGCGCTTCGGCCGCGAGGAGGCCTTCAAGCGCTTCGGCCGCGAGAAGCTCGTGACCACCCGGAACCATCACCGTGCACTCCGGCGAGAGGTCGAGCGAATCGAAGCGCTGGGAAGGGCACTGGGCCTCGAGCAACCCTCGCCCTTCCAGGAGCTGCTGGCGGAAGGTGAGACGCCTTCCAAGGCCAGCCCCGCGACCTGA